The Tenebrio molitor chromosome 3, icTenMoli1.1, whole genome shotgun sequence genome contains a region encoding:
- the LOC138126981 gene encoding TGF-beta-activated kinase 1 and MAP3K7-binding protein 1-like — protein MKPLKPLDPIYKSQGNWTDALTVCKNTGIGYSTNQIYREDGNPQEDHPYEDCSCHYEFQNGMCWYAVFDGHEGKKAPHFSSQLTAEIYFSQLAEKKTDEDVREIIRQAFISVESGYMQSIGDLLAERLQYEIPEGMSWYEAYRKVPHIVENIKRINCALSSGAAVAVALIHNNKLYVANVGNCRVLLCKTDANSVLKVVQLSVDHDLKNEDELLRLEQLGMKRKDLTNSKYLGNQENTRCIGNYLVKGGHKEFEDLSTATQEPVLAEPDIHGGIVLDDSCRFLLLMTAELYKTIEEATGTDQVNKYIAQCVVEQFREQATLTGVAQAVVDKAVRLHHDWYMSNSNSDKSCSAKREDITLVLRNFNYPMPHAIKSPSTASSNSSLTQNTLIESVNSANSTIRSSDATSTSTNRTIKIKEIGPDQKVKAYVDFSVFYRNAEIVSKTGALPDWWDS, from the exons ATGAAGCCCTTAAAACCTCTCGACCCGATATACAAAAGTCAAGGTAACTGGACGGATGCCTTGACGGTTTGCAAAAACACAGGAATCGGCTATTCCACCAATCAAATCTACCGGGAAGATGGCAATCCTCAAGAGGACCATCCTTACGAAGACTGCAGCTGTCACTACGAATTCCAGAACGGCATGTGCTGGTACGCAGTATTCGACGGACACGAGGGCAAAAAAGCGCCGCACTTTTCATCCCAACTGACAGCCGAAATATACTTTTCACAACTTGCAGAGAAGAAAACAGACGAAGACGTGCGCGAGATTATCCGCCAAGCATTCATCTCGGTCGAGAGCGGCTACATGCAGTCCATCGGCGACTTGCTAGCCGAGAGGCTTCAATACGAAATCCCTGAAGGTATGAGTTGGTACGAAGCATACCGGAAAGTGCCTCATATTGTTGAAAACATCAAACGCATCAACTGTGCGTTGTCGTCTGGGGCGGCGGTTGCTGTCGCTCTGATCCACAACAACAAATTGTACGTGGCAAACGTGGGCAACTGTCGGGTGCTCTTGTGCAAGACTGATGCAAACTCCGTATTGAAAGTGGTCCAGTTGAGCGTCGACCACGACTTGAAGAACGAAGATGAACTGTTGCGACTAGAGCAGCTCGGAATGAAGCGAAAAGATTTGACCAACA GTAAATATCTGGGCAATCAGGAAAACACCAGATGCATCGGTAACTACTTGGTCAAAGGCGGCCACAAAGAATTCGAAGATTTGAGCACCGCCACCCAAGAACCGGTACTGGCAGAACCTGACATACACGGCGGAATTGTCCTCGACGATTCTTGCCGATTTCTCCTTCTCATGACTGCAGAACTGTACAAGACCATCGAGGAGGCGACTGGAACTGACCAAGTCAACAAGTACATCGCCCAATGTGTCGTGGAGCAGTTCAGGGAACAAGCGACGTTGACAGGAGTGGCCCAGGCGGTGGTGGACAAAGCCGTCCGTCTGCACCACGACTGGTACATGTCCAATTCGAATTCGGACAAATCTTGCAGCGCCAAAAGAGAAGACATAACTCTGGTGTTGAGGAATTTCAATTACCCCATGCCACACGCCATCAAATCGCCATCGACGGCGTCCAGCAACTCGTCTCTGACCCAAAACACTCTGATCGAGTCTGTCAATTCTGCAAACAGCACGATCCGAAGCAGCGACGCTACCAGTACCTCAACCAATCGAACCATCAAGATAAAAGAGATCGGACCAGATCAAAAAGTCAAAGCTTACGTCGACTTCTCGGTTTTTTACCGCAACGCCGAGATCGTCAGCAAGACCGGAGCTCTACCAGACTGGTGGGATTCTTAA
- the LOC138126979 gene encoding 4-hydroxybutyrate coenzyme A transferase: protein MAAAVKSATSKFSILSSLKRLAPRTYFTYVNEPAQPIPGKEPKWTSLENAFEILKSGQTVFVQGAAATPIDLVTAMTEHGKANKLKDITVCHMHTEGPAAYCDPSCEGIFRSFSFFMGGNVRKAVADGRGDCLPIFLSEIPLLFYRKIFQPDIAVIHVSPPDEHGYCSLGTSVDCVRAGMTNSKAIIAQVNPCMPRTFGDSIIHISHIDVAVKVNSPLPQHGGRPPTEVESKIGNLIAENLVEDGATLQMGIGNIPDAVLAALTNHKDLGIHSEMFAGGVVDLVEKGCVTNNRKTMHKGRIVGSFLIGTQKLYDFVDNNPFIEMLAIDYVNNTSVVARQPRMTAINSCIEVDLTGQVVSDSIGTRMYSGFGGQVDFIRGAAEGLDGLGKPIIALPSSTNKGESKITPMIKAGAGVVTTRAHVHYIVTEYGIAYLFGKSLRQRAHALINIAHPDHREALEKAAFERLKVMPSA, encoded by the exons ATGGCGGCGGCGGTTAAGAGTGCTACCAGCAAGTTTTCCATTTTGTCCAGTCTGAAGAGGCTAGCCCCCAGGACCTACTTCACCTACGTCAACGAACCAGCGCAACCCATCCCGGGAAAAGAGCCCAAATGGACAAGCTTGGAAAATGCGTTCGAAATACTGAAATCAG GACAGACGGTGTTCGTCCAGGGCGCCGCGGCCACCCCCATCGACCTGGTCACCGCTATGACCGAACACGGAAAAGCTAACAAACTCAAAGATATTACGGTGTGTCATATGCACACCGAAGGTCCAGCGGCTTACTGTGACCCTTCCTGTGAAGGTATATTCAG ATCGTTCTCGTTCTTCATGGGAGGAAACGTGAGGAAAGCGGTGGCGGACGGGAGAGGTGATTGCTTACCGATTTTCCTCTCGGAGATTCCGCTTCTGTTCTATAGGAAAATCTTCCAGCCAGACATCGCTGTTATTCAT GTTTCCCCCCCAGATGAGCATGGATATTGCAGTTTAGGAACTAGCGTCGACTGTGTTAGGGCTGGAATGACCAATTCCAAAGCCATAATAG CTCAGGTGAACCCTTGCATGCCTCGAACCTTCGGCGACAGCATCATCCACATCAGCCATATCGACGTCGCCGTCAAAGTAAATTCTCCTCTTCCCCAACACGGAGGCCGCCCTCCCACGGAAGTAGAATCGAAAATCGGCAACCTCATCGCCGAAAACCTGGTCGAAGACGGCGCCACCTTGCAGATGGGCATCGGAAACATTCCCGACGCTGTCCTGGCAGCTCTCACCAATCACAAAGACCTCGGCATCCACTCCGAGATGTTCGCCGGAGGCGTGGTCGACCTCGTCGAGAAGGGTTGCGTCACAAACAATCGCAAGACGATGCACAAGGGACGCATCGTCGGTTCTTTCCTGATCGGCACCCAGAAGCTGTACGATTTCGTCGACAACAACCCCTTTATCGAGATGCTCGCTATCGACTACGTCAACAACACGA GCGTGGTGGCGAGGCAGCCTAGGATGACCGCCATCAACTCTTGCATCGAGGTCGACTTGACCGGACAAGTGGTCTCCGATTCGATCGGGACGAGGATGTACTCCGGGTTCGGAGGTCAGGTGGACTTCATCAGGGGAGCAGCCGAAGGGTTGGACGGCCTAGGAAAACCAATTATTGCCTTACCTTCCTCGACGAATAAAGGGGAAAGCAAAATAACACCAATGATCAAAGCAG gTGCCGGAGTGGTCACGACAAGAGCGCACGTCCACTACATCGTGACAGAGTACGGGATCGCCTATCTCTTCGGGAAGTCTCTCCGCCAGAGGGCGCACGCTCTCATCAATATCGCTCATCCGGATCACCGAGAGGCGCTGGAGAAGGCCGCCTTCGAGCGCCTCAAAGTCATGCCAAGCGCTTAG
- the LOC138126986 gene encoding uncharacterized protein, with protein sequence MEEENDMIENPETTDDEAAEEQTEESEPEITVIEATPPEKQNTSVEKKTRVQVDPNATIKDTSDNVHYLSALPVVPEGACPYTPILYTFRVKAKGRASKLKNITSKPPPFYLQFDHTIAVIWTLFNKEANKENLGIVQLQWALHFLESIYNDEGIHPKDVQLCIDAIQNYLIDEYAEMSEESVVYGCSKFGDFVNEEEKKTQAPFSPNYAQMIKKCPPPSGVDTQESVILDRQLLDELENVKKVVGIDSIDLTKVVSKEQVMDILNEWKREQIDKIQEELKMLYVVEDMMKNSDSQNFEGYTDETQFECIFRKNK encoded by the exons ATGGAGGAAGAAAACG ATATGATCGAAAACCCAGAAACAACTGACGATGAGGCGGCCGAAGAACAAACAGAAGAATCAGAACCCGAAATAACAGTCATAGAAGCTACGCcacctgaaaaacaaaataccaGCGTCGAAAAAAA aacAAGAGTGCAAGTAGATCCTAACGCTACCATAAAAGATACCTCTGATAACGTTCATTATCTCTCAGCTCTTCCAGTGGTACCTGAAGGTGCTTGTCCTTACACCCCCATTTTGTATACCTTTCGTGTGAAAGCCAAAGGCAGAGCTTCAAAGCTGAAGAACATCACATCAAAACCTCCCCCATTTTACTTACAGTTCGACCACACGATAGCTGTCATTTGGACGCTTTTCAACAAAGAGGCCAACAAAGAGAATCTCG GAATCGTGCAGTTGCAGTGGGCCCTTCACTTTTTAGAATCCATTTATAACGACGAAGGAATTCATCCCAAAGACGTTCAGCTTTGTATCGACGCCATCCAGAATTATCTGATAGACGAGTATGCAGAAATGTCTGAAGAATCGGTAGTTTACGGGTGTTCAAAATTCGGTGATTTTGTTAACGAAGAGGAGAAGAAGACGCAAGCGCCGTTCTCTCCAAATTATGCGCAAATGATCAAAAAGTGTCCACCGCCTAGTGGAGTGGACACGCAAGAATCCGTGATACTTGACAGACAACTTTTAGACGAACTGGAGAACGTCAAGAAGGTGGTCGGTATCGATTCGATCGATTTGACTAAAGTGGTGTCCAAAGAGCAAGTGATGGATATCTTGAACGAGTGGAAACGTGAACAGATCGACAAGATTCAAGAAGAATTGAAGATGCTGTACGTCGTCGAGGATATGATGAAGAATTCTGATTCACAGAATTTTGAAGGGTATACAGATGAGACACAGTTTGAGTgcatatttagaaaaaataaataa
- the LOC138126985 gene encoding uncharacterized protein: MGSPQKVVIPKGLVNPHETTIVEIPRKLQNVGTVVARPRPKSYQSSNTGDSSCASTPGPKVVQKTSFVRRTYPPKSRRVGMGFLHDEGVTYGGRPYEEESAVDESSHGFHPYYPRPPGDRRADISPGDVSYAVGQYGKAGFDPPGLLSSTMQGLDDVEGSLYRDFRPRRGSSTVTGERGARPMGSLEPYQSSGECASPGSSYYKSSMMSSTPNEQTEMTEERYSYDYEPSTTPEDDCPCSGGSSGAYKRFSSGESAGGSDPLGGGPRMGDFMKSIGDLESEELSRIMQDLSSFQGARRKLVYDASSLATAADVSSSLLGNSSP; the protein is encoded by the exons ATGGGTTCCCCACAAAAAGTTGTTATACCTAAAGGCCTTGTCAATCCACATGAAACAACAATCGTCGAAATTCctagaaaattacaaaatgtcgGTACCGTAGTGGCAAGACCTAGACCGAAATCATATCAAAGCAGCAATACCGGAGATTCCTCCTGCGCGAGTACTCCAGGTCCCAAAGTAGTCCAGAAAACGTCCTTCGTGAGACGTACTTATCCACCTAAAAGTAGACGCGTCGGAATGGGATTCCTTCACGACGAAGGCGTCACGTACGGAGGAAGACCCTACGAAGAAGAGTCGGCGGTAGATGAGAGCAGTCACGGGTTCCATCCATATTACCCCAGGCCTCCTGGAGATAGGCGCGCTGACATTTCTCCAGGAGATGTGTCATATGCGGTGGGACAATACGGCAAAGCAGGTTTCGATCCTCCAGGACTGTTGAGTTCAACAATGCAAGGCCTCGACGACGTTGAAG GTTCTCTGTATCGAGACTTCAGACCCCGCCGTGGATCATCAACAGTGACCGGCGAACGGGGGGCTCGTCCGATGGGATCTCTCGAACCATATCAGTCTTCTGGAGAGTGCGCAAGTCCCGGATCTTCATACT ACAAATCTTCGATGATGTCGAGCACACCCAATGAGCAAACAGAAATGACCGAAGAGAGGTACAGTTACGACTATGAACCGTCAACTACTCCCGAAGACGACTGTCCCTGTTCGGGCGGATCTAGCGGCGCCTACAAACGTTTCTCGTCAGGTGAAAGTGCCGGAGGCTCGGACCCTCTCGGTGGAGGACCCAGGATGGGAGACTTTATGAAATCGATCGGAGATCTAGAGTCAGAGGAACTCAGCAGGATTATGCAAGATCTGAGCAGCTTCCAGGGAGCACGAAGAAAATTGGTGTACGACGCTTCTAGCCTAGCAACTGCGGCGGACGTTTCGAGCAGCCTGTTGGGGAACTCATCTCCCTAA
- the LOC138126988 gene encoding uncharacterized protein produces the protein MMHSSPKLSVPSTNSSTPINMDGLKILAGAGLRGGTGGPSTLNQLEKKQPIPGPPPGFPFLNCNGAYISYGYVVTCPYSPSPEDSPTIGKPKFQSTATRPPVVAQPRAGASPFKIFEESNISQSRRSCAPATGEGFRIYEDSNFGSTPKTPRPEKQFRIFEDSSASRSMSSGQVRTPFETPMARTPFAPLPGQNSRVRSCPRQHREGPTFISKENIYRDSSCGSPSCGSTGGWFSMSSFDQ, from the exons ATGATGCATTCTTCTCCGAAATTATCGGTACCTTCTACAA ATTCATCAACACCAATCAACATGGACGGACTCAAGATTCTGGCAGGAGCGGGACTAAGAGGCGGAACAGGAGGACCTAGCA caCTGAaccaattagaaaaaaaacaaccaaTACCAGGACCTCCTCCAGGATTCCCTTTTTTAAACTGCAACGGAGCATACATTTCCTACGGCTACGTCGTAACTTGTCCTTACTCACCTTCCCCAGAGGACTCTCCCACAATCGGGAAACCCAAGTTTCAGAGCACTGCAACAAGACCACCTGTTGTTGCGCAGCCTAGAGCAGGTGCTTCACctttcaaaatatttgaagAAAGCAATATTTCCCAGTCGAGAAGATCGTGTGCACCTGCGACTGGTGAAGGTTTTAGAATATATGAAGACAGCAACTTTGGTAGTACCCCGAAAACTCCAAGACCTGAAAAACAGTTCAGAATATTTGAAGATAGTTCCGCGAGCAGATCTATGTCTTCTGGACAGGTTCGAACTCCCTTCGAGACACCCATGGCTCGAACTCCCTTCGCGCCACTCCCTGGTCAAAACTCAAGAGTGAGGTCATGCCCGAGACAACACCGCGAAGGACCCACCTTCATATCCAAAGAAAATATATACCGAGATTCGTCTTGCGGAAGCCCAAGTTGTGGTAGCACTGGGGGATGGTTCTCCATGTCTTCCTTCGACCAATAA